AAGAGATGCATGATAAATTATAGCTTGTTGGCATATTGTGTTGGTAAAAGCAAATTTTTCATTGATATTCTCCGGATAATCTGCCCTATTTTTGATTATGCCATTTTGTGATAAAAATATAGGAGCATAATATAATCCTTTCTGCTTTAAATTCAACACAACCTTATTAAGAGTTTCTGTATCATCCAGTAAAACATCTCCACTATTTAAAAACAATATATATTCTCCAGATGAAGCTCTTATACCTTTATTCATCGCTTGATAAATACCTTTATCTTTCTCACTAACCCAATAATTTATTTTGCTTTGATGAACTTCAATAATTTCTTTACTACCATCTTCACTTCCACCATCAATGACAACAAATTCAAATTCTCGATAAGACTGATTAACAACACTTTCTATTGTTTTTTTTAATCCAATCAAATTGTTGTAATTTATAGTAACTATTGAGAGTTTAAATGTCATACGAAATATATTTACTTATAAGGTTTAAAAATTAAAAAAGATACTCGTTAGCTTCTGCTTTAGACAATCCTTTCCAAATAATAAAATAACGCATTATCTTCTTATTTAAAATAACTTTTGCAAATAATCTGTTTTTTATAAAATACAAAAGCTCCGAATTATTTGGTTTGCCTTTAAGGATAACTTCATCTATTTCTTCTTGAGTAACAA
The Flavobacterium flavigenum genome window above contains:
- a CDS encoding glycosyltransferase family 2 protein produces the protein MTFKLSIVTINYNNLIGLKKTIESVVNQSYREFEFVVIDGGSEDGSKEIIEVHQSKINYWVSEKDKGIYQAMNKGIRASSGEYILFLNSGDVLLDDTETLNKVVLNLKQKGLYYAPIFLSQNGIIKNRADYPENINEKFAFTNTICQQAIIYHASLFCDNFFDEKLKYISDWKMHFSLFKRKTKFIHLSTPFAIYDLEGLTSKGDTKYTSHKERLKTQFLDFFLHFLKYYGTNRRVFIRLLKIFIKVD